Proteins encoded by one window of Pseudomonas sp. PSKL.D1:
- a CDS encoding TorF family putative porin — protein sequence MNKIATWGLASSLLALSISAQAVDLTPETMLDINLGIASDWRVGGLSLNMGGAPVYQGNATLVHKLSGLYLGAYAVSVDMDTEANREMGYYVGIARPITEDARFSLTYIRYEYPGDSWINFDELIGTLSYRQATIGVKYAWDLQTPKPIEEANEQIAAAHAAQAAGHIPASVQLPGLIPERDPHRTIGWAEYDFYLPYATKLNVRYGHTWTPDENAWTSASGKTRSGYSDWGVSLTKRMWDIEWKAAYIDTDLSKAECQNNFGEGGDCQATVVFSAMKNF from the coding sequence ATGAACAAGATTGCAACCTGGGGGTTGGCCAGCAGCCTACTCGCCCTTTCCATCTCCGCTCAGGCCGTCGACCTGACCCCGGAAACCATGCTGGACATCAACCTCGGCATCGCCAGTGACTGGCGCGTAGGTGGCCTCTCGCTGAACATGGGCGGCGCGCCCGTCTACCAGGGCAACGCGACCCTGGTGCACAAGCTGAGCGGCCTTTACTTGGGTGCCTATGCTGTATCCGTCGACATGGATACCGAGGCCAACCGCGAGATGGGCTACTACGTCGGCATCGCCCGCCCGATCACCGAGGACGCTCGTTTCTCGCTGACCTACATTCGCTACGAATACCCCGGCGACAGCTGGATCAACTTCGACGAACTCATCGGCACCCTCAGCTACCGCCAGGCCACTATCGGCGTGAAGTACGCCTGGGACCTGCAGACACCCAAGCCGATTGAGGAGGCCAACGAGCAAATCGCCGCAGCCCACGCGGCACAGGCCGCTGGACACATTCCAGCGTCAGTACAGCTGCCAGGGCTCATTCCGGAGCGCGACCCACACCGCACCATCGGTTGGGCCGAATACGACTTCTACCTGCCCTATGCGACCAAACTTAACGTGCGTTATGGCCACACCTGGACCCCGGACGAGAATGCCTGGACCTCGGCCAGCGGCAAAACCCGCAGCGGCTACAGCGACTGGGGGGTATCGCTGACCAAGCGCATGTGGGACATCGAGTGGAAGGCCGCCTATATCGACACCGATCTGTCGAAGGCTGAGTGCCAGAACAACTTCGGCGAGGGCGGCGACTGCCAGGCCACCGTGGTGTTCTCAGCGATGAAGAATTTCTGA
- a CDS encoding CocE/NonD family hydrolase, whose amino-acid sequence MQITPIKQALGLSALCVALLMAGCNTQPPMDGPPPSDRSFQAFWGKRITGYITAADGTELRYSVLLPKGEGKFPVLIRYSGYDSGSIGGSAYLADNETFSVAMDKDLVERGYAVMGVQARGTGCSQGTFDFLGPQYGTDGRSAVEFAAQQSWSNGSVGMFGWSWAGMSQLMTASERPKGLKAIAPGMILGDPRGDSWAPGGVPNQEFTTTWHWFVDMRWDAVKASAQTEKDERCLAQVEENKAKVVSSSLMYNLIRHPLRDDWTKQREPRNRANEVQVPVLSMQSWQDEAVLAREGFYQERLDPKLLWMVQTSGGHNLYESERFRKEKLYPFLDHFVKGEHNGFESAKQLEIWQETVADVREGRHQPNETAHPSWTIERDHYPLAVKPVSFALSEDGELIEGGQGSGEPDAYLYPIPGPDVNTYLKDNAWGWQHPLWKQGSLAYTSAPFERDFLSYGTASADIWLSTFLAPDADVQVTITEVRPDDKEVFVQRGWLRMSNRMLDKSKSTELRPWLVDEPDAIQPMLPNVPALGRVEIPPFSHPFRKGSKLRIWIDAPSRTGGYGFAYYSLQSRNSVYHDAQHPSRLVLGELTDVSVPEALPACDTLLKQPCRHNPLSAFSRPL is encoded by the coding sequence ATGCAGATCACCCCTATCAAGCAAGCACTCGGCCTGAGCGCCCTCTGCGTAGCGCTGCTGATGGCCGGCTGTAACACCCAACCGCCGATGGACGGCCCACCTCCTTCCGATCGCAGCTTCCAGGCCTTCTGGGGCAAGCGCATCACCGGCTATATCACCGCAGCCGACGGCACCGAGTTGCGCTACTCGGTACTGCTTCCCAAGGGCGAAGGCAAGTTTCCGGTGCTGATCCGCTACAGCGGCTATGACTCCGGCAGCATCGGTGGCTCGGCCTACCTGGCCGACAACGAAACCTTCTCGGTGGCCATGGACAAGGATCTGGTTGAACGCGGCTACGCCGTGATGGGCGTGCAGGCCCGAGGCACCGGTTGCTCCCAGGGCACCTTCGACTTCCTCGGCCCGCAGTACGGCACCGACGGTCGCAGCGCCGTGGAGTTCGCCGCCCAGCAGAGCTGGTCCAACGGCAGTGTAGGCATGTTCGGCTGGTCCTGGGCCGGGATGTCGCAGTTAATGACCGCCAGCGAACGCCCCAAGGGGCTCAAAGCCATCGCCCCCGGCATGATCCTCGGCGACCCGCGTGGCGACAGCTGGGCCCCAGGCGGCGTCCCCAACCAAGAGTTCACCACCACCTGGCACTGGTTCGTCGACATGCGCTGGGACGCTGTCAAGGCCAGCGCCCAGACAGAGAAGGACGAACGCTGCCTGGCTCAGGTAGAAGAGAATAAGGCCAAGGTGGTCAGTTCCTCGCTGATGTACAACCTGATCCGCCACCCGCTGCGCGATGATTGGACCAAACAGCGCGAGCCGCGCAATCGCGCCAACGAGGTACAGGTGCCGGTGCTGTCCATGCAGAGCTGGCAGGACGAAGCGGTACTGGCCCGCGAAGGCTTCTACCAGGAACGCCTCGACCCGAAACTGCTGTGGATGGTGCAAACCAGCGGTGGCCACAATCTCTACGAGTCGGAGCGCTTCCGGAAGGAGAAGCTGTACCCCTTCCTCGACCATTTCGTGAAGGGTGAGCACAACGGTTTCGAGAGCGCCAAACAACTGGAAATCTGGCAGGAAACCGTGGCAGACGTCCGCGAGGGACGCCATCAACCGAACGAGACGGCTCACCCGAGCTGGACCATCGAGCGCGACCACTACCCACTTGCGGTCAAGCCTGTGAGCTTCGCCCTGAGCGAGGACGGTGAGCTGATCGAGGGGGGTCAGGGCAGCGGCGAGCCGGACGCCTACCTCTATCCGATCCCCGGCCCGGACGTGAACACCTACCTCAAGGACAACGCCTGGGGCTGGCAACACCCGCTGTGGAAACAGGGTAGCCTGGCCTACACCAGCGCGCCGTTCGAGCGTGACTTCCTCAGCTACGGCACCGCCAGCGCAGACATCTGGCTGTCCACCTTCCTGGCGCCTGATGCGGACGTGCAGGTCACCATCACCGAAGTGCGCCCGGACGACAAAGAAGTCTTCGTCCAGCGTGGCTGGTTGCGCATGTCCAACCGCATGCTGGATAAGAGCAAGTCCACTGAGCTGCGCCCCTGGCTGGTCGACGAGCCGGACGCTATCCAGCCGATGCTACCGAATGTGCCAGCCCTAGGCCGCGTGGAAATTCCGCCGTTCTCCCACCCGTTCCGCAAGGGTTCCAAGCTACGCATCTGGATCGACGCGCCCTCGCGCACGGGTGGCTACGGTTTCGCCTACTACTCGCTGCAGAGTCGCAACAGCGTGTACCACGACGCGCAGCACCCGTCGCGCCTGGTACTGGGTGAGCTGACCGACGTATCCGTACCGGAAGCGCTGCC